AAGACCATCGTGGCCGTCAACAAGGACCCCGAGGCCCCGATCTTCGAGCTGGTCGACTACGGCGTGGTCGGCGACCTCTTCCAGGTCCTGCCGCAGCTCACCGCCGAGGTGAAGGCCCGCAAGGCCTGATCCCGCGGTAGCCCGAGCACCACGGGCGACACGTGCAACACGAGAAACACGAGTAACACAAGGAGGGCGTGGCACCGGGTACCCGGTGCCACGCCCTCCGGCGTTCGTCCTCGCGGCCGGACCGCTCCGCTCACTCTGCGAAAGCCGCGAGGTGCTGGGTGAAACCGCCCTGGGAGGGCGGCAGCGGGCGCAGCTCGGGTTCCGGCAGCGGCGGCGGCTCCTCCATCGGGAGCAGCCGCAGCTCGGGCTGCTCGGAGTCGGGGGAGGAGAGCAGCCGCACCCGGGTGCCGACCGGCACGGTGCTGCGCATCCCGTCCACGATGCACCAGACGTCGAAGCCCTCCGCCATCCGGATCAGGGACTTCTGACGGACCAGCGGCGTCCGGGCCTGCTCGACCGCGCAGCGTCGGACCACGCCGGTGCCCTCGCTGGGCTCCAGCCTCAGGTCGGTGGAGCCGCAGGTGGGGCAGAGCAGCCGCTGGAAGGTCGGGTTGTTGCACCACGTACAGCGCTGGAAGTACAGCGTGGTGCTCCGGGTGTCGGCATCGATGGCTGGGTGGACCACGCTGTCATCTCCCTGGGCTCGGACCGGTTCGTTCGACAGTTCGGCAGAAGTTCGGCAGAAGTTCGGCACGAAAAGGATAGGGAACTCAGTACCGCCAAGGGAAGGCACTGAGTTCCCTTTTTGCTGCGCCCATGCATAATGAAGGGTACTGAGTACCGTCGTGAAACAGGAGTGGCGATCATGAGCCAGGAGTTCGATCTCTTCCGTATCTCCGAGGAGCACGAGATGCTTCGTGAGGCGGTGCGTTCGCTGGCCGAGGCGAAGATCGCTCCGTTCGCGGCGGAGGTGGACGAGCAGGGTCGGTTCCCGCAGGAGGCGTTGGACGCGTTGCGGGGCAATGACCTGCATGCGGTGCACGTGCCGGAGGAGTACGGCGGTGCGGGGGCGGATGCGCTGGCGACGGTGATCGTGATCGAGGAGGTCGCGCGGGTGTGCGGTTCGTCCTCGTTGATCCCGGCGGTGAACAAGCTGGGGTCGCTGCCGGTGCAGTTGTCGGGCTCGGAGGAGCTGAAGGCGAAGTACCTGGGGGCGCTGGCCCGGGGTGAGGGGATGTTCTCGTACTGCCTGTCGGAGCCGGAGGCGGGTTCGGACGCGGCGGGGATGAAGACCCGGGCGGTGCGGGACGGTGACTTCTGGGTGCTGAACGGGGTGAAGCGCTGGATCACCAATGCCGGGGTGTCGGAGTTCTACACGGTGATGGCGGTGACGGATCCGTCGGCGCGGTCGAAGGGGATCTCGGCGTTCGTGGTGGAGAAGGGCGACGAGGGGGTGTCGTTCGGTGCGCCGGAGAAGAAGCTGGGGATCAAGGGTTCGCCGACGCGTGAGGTGTACTTCGACAACGTGCGGATTCCGGCGGACCGGATGATCGGTGCGGAGGGTACGGGTTTCGCGACGGCGATGCGGACGCTGGACCACACCCGGGTGACCATCGCCGCGCAGGCGGTGGGGATCGCGCAGGGTGCGCTGGACTACGCCAAGGGTTATGTGAAGGAGCGCAGGCAGTTCGGGAAGGCGATCGCCGAGTTCCAGGGCGTCCAGTTCATGCTGGCGGACATGGCGATGAAGCTGGAGGCGGCGCGTCAGATGACGTACGTGGCGGCGGCGAAGTCGCAGCGCGGGGATGCGGATCTGACGTTCTTCGGTGCGGCGGCGAAGTGTTTCGCGTCGGACGTGGCGATGGAGGTCACCACGGACGCGGTGCAGCTGCTGGGTGGTTACGGGTACACGCGGGACTACCCGGTGGAGCGGATGATGCGGGACGCGAAGATCACGCAGATCTACGAGGGCACCAACCAGGTCCAGCGCATCGTCATGGCCCGCAACCTGCCGTAACCCCGCAGGACACCGCCGACGGTCGGCCGTACCCCGGTCCGACCTGCGCCGACGGCCGGACCGGAGTGGTCCGGCCGTCGGCGCCGGCGCGGTGCACCGAGGTAGGTTGCGGAGATGAGCGAGAAGGAAGAGCAGGACCTGCCCATGAACGACGGTCCCCCCAAGCCCGCCATGCGCGAGGCGCTGGTGGCCGCGGCCTTCGAGCTCTTCCTGGAGCGCGGCTTCGAGCAGACCACCGTCGACGACATCGTCTCGCTGGCCGGCGTCGGCCGGCGCTCCTTCTTCCGCTACTTCCCGGCCAAGGAGGACGTGGTCTTCCCCGACCACGAACGCAGCCTGGCCGAGATGACGGAGTTCCTGGAGTCCGGCACCGGCGAGGAGGACCCGGTCCGGCACGCCTGCGACGCCGCCCGCCTGGTCCTGCGGATGTACGCCGAGCAGCCCTCCTTCTCCGTCCAGCGCTACCGGCTGACCCGCAAGGTGCCGGGACTGCGGGCGTACGAGCTGTCGGTGGTCTGGCGCTACGAGCACACCCTCGCCGCCTACCTGCGCGGCCGCTTCGCCGACCGCCCGGACGGCCCGCTGCGCGCGGACGTGATCGCCGCGGCCGTTGTCGCCGCGCACAACCACGCCCTGCGCACCTGGCTGCGCTCGGGCGGGGAGAGCGACTGGGTGGCCGAGGTGGACGCGGCGATGGGCTTCGTCACCGGCACCTGGAGCGACCGCCCGTCCGAGACCGCCGCCGAGGGGGAGTCCGACGAGGTGGTGGTCCTGGTCGCCAGCCGCCGGGCGCCGCTGTGGCGGATGGTCCAGGGCATCGAGAGCGCCCTGGGCGCGGACACCCGCCAGGCCTGACACGCCGCTCTGACGTCCGCCGCCGTCCCCGGCCCGGCTGCCAACGTCCGGTGTCGCCTCGAACCCGCACGGGGACGGCAGGTGAACATCCGTCGATTCCCGGGCAGTCGGCCCGCCGCATGCCGCATAACGGAGGAGTCTCCCGACCCGCCGACTCCGAGGACCCCACCCATGTCGATCCGCGACTACGGCGTGCTCGCCGCCACCGCCGTCGACCGGCGCCGCGAGGGCGCCACCGACACCCCGCACTACCAGATCCACCTGCGCGACGCGCACGGCACCGACTACCGCGCGGCCGTCAACGTCCTCTCCCAGCAGGCCCCTTCGGACCTGCGCCACCTCGCCGACGAGGACTTCCGGCACCCCGTCACCGGCCTCCTCCCGCCCGCCGGCAGCGGCTGGAACCCGCTGCCGTCCCGCCCCGGCACGGCGAGCCTCGACTTCGTCCGCGGCCGGCTCTTCGACCCCGCCGCGATGCACGTCCTGCCGCCCGACGCCCCGGGCCCGGACAACGACCTCGCCGACCTGCTCGACCGCCACGTCCAGCGGGCGATCGCCGACCCGGCCGCCGTCCTCTACGTCTTCGGCCAGCGCTTCGGCCCCGAACCCGGCGTCCCCGACAAGGTGTTCGGCTTCCTCCCCGGCAACGGCGTCCACGACATCCACATGAACCAGGGCAACAGCGGCCGCTTCACCGCCGACGACGGCGTCTACCAGGACGGCGCCGTCCTGATCCACCTCCCCGCCGAGAACCGCTGGACCGCCCTCTTCCTCGCCTTCCAGTCCCAGTCCTGGCACACCGACGACCGCACCGGCCACGCCCTCCCCGCCCGCACCCCCGTCCCGCGCCCCACCCGCCCCCACCAGCCCACCACCCCAGGGCACCGCTGACGGCCGGGGCCCCGAACGGAACCCGGCAGAAACCCGGCCGGGTTCCCGCCCCGCCCCATCCCTGCTCCGAAAACGCGAAATGCGGGCCAGGATTTCTCCTGACCCGCATCACTCTGTGTCCGAGGGGGGACTTGAACCCCCACGCCCGATAAAGGGCACTAGCACCTCAAGCTAGCGCGTCTGCCATTCCGCCACCCGGACCGGGTGTCGTCCTCGCGGCTTCCGATTTCTCGTCCGTCGCGCTGACAGATGTAACTGTAGCAAAGATCGGCTTGGGCTCCCAAAACGGCTCCGGACGGGGGAGCGGGGCCGGTGGCGCGGGCAAGGGGTGCTCTGTGGCGGGGGCGTGACCAGGGGGTTTCGAGAGCGTGCGGGGGGTGGATCCGGCTGGGGGGCTGGGGGAGGATGGGCGGACGTGCTCGTACGGCCCGGGTGCAGGTCCCGGGGGTGGCGCGCTGGTGCGTCGGTGCGGGCCAGAGACGAGGAGTGACCGTGAGCGAGCGGAGCGAGTCGGCGGCGCCGAAGGTGACGGCTGAGTCGGAGGTCGCCGGGATCTGTCGCGATCTGATCCGGATCGACACCAGCAACTACGGTGACGGCTCCGGCCCGGGCGAGCGCAAGGCGGCCGAGTACGTGGCCGAGCAGCTCGCCGAGTTCGGGCTCGAACCGAAGATCTTCGAGTCGGCCAAGGGACGGGCCTCCACGGTGGTGCGGATCGAGGGCGAGGACCGTTCCCGCCCGGGCCTGCTGATCCACGGCCACACCGACGTGGTGCCGGCCAACGCCGCGGACTGGACCTACGACCCGTTCGCCGGCGAGATCGCCGACGGTTGCGTCTGGGGGCGCGGCGCGGTCGACATGAAGGACATGGACGCGATGACGCTGGCCGTCATCCGCGACCGGCTGCGCACCGGGCGCAAGCCCCCGCGCGACATCGTGCTGGCCTTCCTCGCCGACGAGGAGGCGGGCGGCACGTACGGCGCGCGCTTCCTGGTGGACAAGCACCCGGGGCTGTTCGAGGGCGTGACCGAGGCGATCGGCGAGGTCGGCGGCTTCTCCTTCACGGTCAACGACCAGGTCCGCCTCTACCTGGTGGAGACGGCCGAGAAGGGCATGCACTGGATGCGCCTGACGGTCGAGGGCCGGGCCGGGCACGGCTCGATGGAGAACGACGACAACGCGATCACCGAGCTGTGCGAGGCGGTCGCCCGGCTCGGCCGGCACCAGTTCCCGCTGCGGATCACCAAGACCGTCCGGGCCTTCCTGGACGAGCTCTCGGACGCGCTCGGGGTCGAGCTCGACCCGGAGAACATGGACGAGACGCTGCGCGTCCTCGGCGGCATCGCCAAGATGATCGGCACCACGCTGCGCAACACCGCCCAGCCGACGATGCTCGGCGCCGGGTACAAGGTGAACGTGATCCCCGGTCAGGCCACCGCCCACGTGGACGGGCGCTTCCTGCCCGGCTACGAGGAGGAGTTCCTGGCCGAGCTGGACAGCGTGCTCGGCCCGCGCGTGAAGCGCGAGAGCCTGCACTCCGACAAGGCGATCGAGACCGGCTTCGACGGGGCGCTGGTCGAGGCGATGCAGACCGCGCTGCGGGCCGAGGACCCGATCGCCCGCGCGGTGCCGTACTGCCTGTCGGGCGGGACGGACGCCAAGTCGTTCCAGGACCTGGGGATCCGCTGCTTCGGCTTCGCACCGCTGCAGCTGCCGCCGGAGCTGGACTTCGCCGGGATGTTCCACGGCGTGGACGAGCGGGTGCCGGTGGACGGCCTGAAGTTCGGCGTCCGGGTCCTGGACCGCTTCATCGACGCCTGCTGATCGCCCCCTGGCTGTCCGCCGATCGACCGCCGGTCGGTCACCGGTGGCTGATCAGGCGACTGGGTCGGCCCGTTCCCGGAGTTCCGGGGGCGGGCCGACCGCATTGTCCGAGCTGATGATTGTGGGACGGGTGGGAGGAGATCGACAGAAACGATTCTGCCCGGAATTCCGCGCCGACCATCTGTGCGAGACCTCACCGTTGCGGGTGAATGGGAAATTCGTTCCGTACCCCGTTTGCCGCAGCGTCGTTCATCCCTGTGCACCCCGCCGAACGGGTTGCGTTGTCCATACAGGAGGAATGATGAAGGTCAAGAAGATCGCCGCTGTCGCCGCCGCCACCGGTGGCCTGGTGCTCGCCGCCGCCGGTGTCGCATCCGCTCACGGCGGTGCCGCCGCTCAGGGTGCGGCCGTCGGCTCCCCGGGCGTCGCCTCGGGCAACCTGGTCCAGGTTCCGGTGCACATCCCGGTCAACGCCTGCGGCAACACCGTCAGCGTGATCGGCGTGCTGAACCCGGCGTTCGGCAACCACTGCGCCAACTTCTGAGTCGACCTCCGGGCCGCTGAGGCCTGTTGAGCGGACTCGACCCCGGCCCCCGGGCGGCGGACGCGCCGTACCGGGGGCCTTCGCGTCCCTGGATACCCGACGGCGACACGATCGCTCGATCGGGTGAAGCTGCTTCGTTCGGCCCAACCTCCCCGTCGGCCCGTCGTTAACTCCTGTGCAGCCAAAGACCCTGCGTGATTTACGGATATTCGGAAATTCCGACTTTCATAAGGTTCATGCCAAGGTCGAAACCTCGTCTCGAACGTCAGGGGAAAACATGAGGAATGTGGCCAAGAAGGGCATCCTCACGGCCGTGGCCACCGGCAGTGTGCTGGCCTCGACCGCCGGCTACGCCTACGCGGGCGCCGAGGCACAGGGCGGTGCCGCGGGTTCGCCGGGCGTCGCCTCGGGCAACTCGGTGCAGGTCCCGGTGGAGGTGCCGATCAACGCCTGCGGCAACACGGTCGACGTGATCGGCGTGCTCAACCCGGCCTACGGCAACCACTGCGCCAACGTCAGCGGCGGGCGCCACGCGGCGCCCCCGTCCGGGCAGGCCGGCCAGGGCGGCCACCCGGGCAGCGGAGCCACCGAGGGTTCCGGCACCGGCGGGAGCCGGGGCACCACGGCCTCGGGCTCCTCCGCCTCCGGCACCGCCGCGGGCTCGCCCGGCGTGGCCTCCGGCAACAGCGTCCAGGCCCCGGTGCACGTCCCGGTCAACGCCTGCGGCAACTCCGTCAACGTGGTCGGCGTCGGCAACCCGGCCTTCGGCAACGACTGCGGCAACGTGGCGCAGCCCGCGCCTCCCGCGCACACGCCCGCCCCCAAGCCGGGCGACGACTGCCACGAGGGCGACCACCCGACCCCGCCGCAGACCGGCGGCGAGACGACGCCGAGCACCCCGGGCATCCCGCGCACCGGCGGCCCGGAGACCGGGGCCCCGGCCACGCCGGTCGTCCACGGCACGACCCCGGGCACCCAGGCCGTCCCGGCCGCCGCCCCGGTTGCTGCCCCGGCCGCCACCCCCACCGCCGACAGCCAGCTGGCCTCCACCGGCGCCGGCGGCGTCGAGCTGCTCGGCGCGGCCGGCCTCGCCCTGTTGCTCGGCGGCGGCGTGCTCTACCGCCGGGCTCGCGCCGGAGCCCGCTGAGATAGCAGCCCCGCGGGGCCGACCGCGGAAACGACGCACCCGCGGCCGCCGGATGACCAGGCGGCCGCGGGTGCGTGGAAGTCGTGCGCGAGGTCCCGCCACGGGCGGAGCGCCCCGCCCGTCACCAGTTCCGGACCTGGCGGATGATCCTCCGCTTCAGCCGGACCGTCCGGCTGCCGTCGGGGAACAGCCGCAGCCGGTCGAGCTCCCAGTGGCCGTACTCGGCGTGCTCGGTGAGCAGTTGGCGCGCCGCGTTGCGCGTGGTGCCGCGCGGCATGCGCAGCGACTGGTACTCGTACTCCGGCTGCCGGACCGGCTTCCGTGGGGTCAAAACGCTCCTCCTGAGGATCACCTTCAGGCAAGCCTACGGCCTGCCCCGGACAGTCGGCCCGGGGATTTCCGGCCGTCCTCCCGTGCGGGAACGGCAGCCAGGGAGATCATGATCCGGGCAGTCGGCTGACAGTGCATCAGTTCTGTTGCGGCCGTGGAGGGGATACCCCGATCCCGGCGCGCGAAGCGGTGCCCGGACGGCCTCGCCGGGTCCGCCGTGCGCCCTCCGCGCCCGTCTCGCGCCCGTACCGCAGGGGGACGTACATGTGCAGATCGGACATCGGGGGGGAAGTTGCGGTGAAATCGCGGGTGTAGGTGACAACCGCTGTGCGTACCGACACCGCGGGGAGATAGCGTCTGCACCATGTCTGATGCCGCGCAGCCCACCATTGCCGAGGTACGCGCCGCCGCTGAGGCGGTCAAGGCCGCCATCGACCGTCATCTGGAAGCGGTGTCAAGCCCCAACGCAGCCGATGATCCCGCCGTGTCCGCCGCCTACGAGCAGCTCGCGACGGCGGCCATCGCCTACGACCAGCTCCTGTACGAGGCCTACGACGAGGTCACGCCCTTCGAGATCCCCGGGGACGAGGGCCCCGGCGGGTACCACGGTCCCGAACAGCCCGAGGCGATCAGCGTGTTGATCCGCCGCGACTACCACGTCGTCGACCCCAAGCGGCTGCGCGCCCAGGCCGAGCGGCTGGACGAGTCGCTGACCCCGGGCGGTGCCGGCGCGGGCGAGGTGAACGCCGCGATCGGTGTGCTGTTCGGCGAGTACGAGCCGGACGAGATCGCCGCCCGCAGCGAGGAGTTCGGGCTGGAGGAGGGCGACTCGACGCTCTGGGTCGCGGCGGCCGAGCCGACCGAGCCGGGGGAATGGCTGCCGGAGCCCTTCGAGCACGCCGACCCGCAGCTGCTGATCTGCCGGTTCGACGTCAGCGAGGTCTACGACGACGAGGACGGCGACGACTGACCGGCTGACGCCTGACGGACGCGACGACGGGCGGACGTGATGACGGCCGGGCCCCGGAGCATGGGGCCCGCCCGTCATCACGTTCGTCGGGGGTGCGCTCAGTACGCCGGGGCGGCGTTCTCGGCGAGGATCGCCCGCAGCCGGGTGGTACGCGGCTGCGCCGGGCGCTCGGCGACGGCCTGGACGAGCGCCGGGCCCGCCGCGTGCACCACGGACAGGTGCCGCTCGCCCCGCCCGAAGGCGGTGTAGACCCACTGCCGGGTGAGCGCCGGGGCGGCGTCCTCCGGGACCACGACCACCGCGCCCGGCCAGCGGCGGCCGAGTGCCTGGTGGACCGTCAGCGCCCAGCCGTGCCGCAGCCGGGCGGCCTCGGCGGGCGGGACGGTCCGGCGGGTGCCGTCCGCGTACTCCAGGTGCAGACCGTCGGCGTCGCCGTCCAGCACCCGGGCCGGGCGGGTGATGCCGGGCGCGGGGGAGTCGACCACCCGGTCGCCCGGGTCGAACCCGCCGAACCGGCCCGGGCCGGGGTTGAGCCGGGCCTTGGCGGCGGTGTTCAGGGCCCGGGTACCGGCCGCGCCGCCGTGGCCCGGGGTGAGCAGCACCACCTGCTCGGCGGGGATGCCCAGGGCGCGCGGGATGGAGTCGGTGAGCAGCTGGATCGCCCGGTGGACGGCCTCGCCGGCGTCCTTGGCGGTCAGGATGACCACCTCCTTGTCCGGTGCGTCGACCGGCTGGAGCTCACCGATGCCGACGCCGGAGACCAGCTCGCCGATCGGGCCGAAGTCCGGGGTGCGGGAGGCGACCGCCGGGCAGGCCTTGGCGGCCAGCAGGTCGGCGAAGAAGCGGCCGGGGCCGGCCGACCAGAGCTGGCCCGGGTCGCCGCTGAGCACCAGCCGGGTGCCGTCGGCGAGCGACTCCACGACGGTCGCGGCCAGTTCGACGTCCAGCAGCGGGGCGTCCAGGACGATCAGCAGATCCAGGGCGAGCATGCCGTCCGGCCCGCGGCCCGGGCCGGCGGTGCCGGCCAGCAGCTCGGCGAGGGTGACCACGGGGGCTCCGGCATCGGCCCCGGCTCCGGCGAGTGCGGCGAAGGAGGCCCGGCCCTGGTCGGTCCAGGTGGCGGCCCAGACCCGCAGGCCGAGGCCCCGGGCGGCGGTGAGCAGCGCGGCCGGCTCGGCGCGGGCCGCCTCGCCGCCGGTGTGCAGGACGAGGGCGTTGTCGGCCACCGCCTGGATGAGGGCCGTCGCGGAAGAGGACGGCGCGGCCTCGGCGGCGGCCGCCCACGCGGCCGGGCCGGGGGCGGCGACGGGCTCAGGCTCGGCGCCCTCCGCCTCGCCGTCCGCTGCGTCCGCCGTCTCCCCGCCCGCCGACTCGACGTCCGATTCGACGTCCGAGTTCACGTCCGAATCGAGAGCGGACTCGGCGGCGGAGGAGTCGCCGTCCTCCTCGACGTCCTCGCCCGGCACGAAGGTCGCCATCAGCTGGAGCAGCCCCTCGGCGAGGGTGGTCTCCGCCATCGCCAGCCGCTCCAGCGCGAGCAGCGTCCGGGTCGGCGGCTCGTCGTCCTCGCCGCCCGCCGCCTGGGCCTCGGCGCCGGTCAGCTCCTCCTGGGCGGGCAGCACCCGGCCGTCCTCGACGGCGGCCTGGACGGCGGCGACCGGGTCCGGCATCCGGAGCCGGTCGAGCCCGGAGGTCACCTCGGCGAGCTCCAGGGCCGAGTGCCCGCGCAGCGCCGCCTGCTCCAGCAGCCAGACCACCAGCGCCTGCGCGCGGCGCGGGTCCGCAGGCTCGGCCTCCGGGCCGAGCAGCTCGCGGGCGAAGCGGTCGGCGTGCTCGGGCCGGACGCCGGGCAGGCCCAGCACCGCCCACGGGTCCTCGCGCAGCCGCTCGGCCGCGTCGTCGCCGAACTCGGCCACGGCGGCGGCCGCCAGCTCGGCGGGGGCGCCGCCCGCGGCCAGCACAGCGCTGGTCCGCTGGAGCGCGTCGCCGCGCGGCCCGTCCGCCATCACGGCCGCCGGAGCCGCCGGAGCCGCCGGAACGGCCGGGGTGGCGGCCACCGAAGCCTCCGCCTCCGCCCTCGCCTCCGACGCCGGTTCGGCCGGGCGCCTCGGAGCCAAGCCCGCCGAAGCCCCCGGCCCCGACCCCTGCGGCGCGATGCTGCGGATCCGCGCCGCCAGCTCCGCGATCGCCGCGGCCTTGTCGGCCGCAGTCCCCTGAGTCGCCGCGGTCCCCGGAGTCGCCGGAGCCGCCGAGGTCTCCTCCGGAGCGCCGTTCCCCGTGTCACTCATCGTCGTCCGCTCCAAAGGTCACTCCACTGCGCGTTCTGCTCGACGACCCGGCCGACTGGTCACAGCTCGGTCCACCCCTGGTCCGGGTAGCGGTGCACCGGGGACGACACGTCGTCCAGCGCACTGCGGATCTCACCCGGAAGCGTAAGTGCCTCCACCGACAGCGCCGCCTGCAGCTGGGTCGCCGTCCGTGCCCCGACCAGCGCGCTGGCCACCCCGGGGCGGTCCCGGACCCAGGCCAGCGCGACCGCCAGCGGGCTGCTGGCGAGCCCGTCGGCGGCGGTGGCGAGGGCGTCCACGATCCGCCGCGAGCGCTCCCCGAGGTACGGCTGGACGAACCCGGTGAGGTACGGCGAGGCGCCGCGCGAGTCCTGCGGGACGCCGTGCCGGTACTTGCCGGTGAGCACCCCGCGCCCGAGCGGCGAGCCGGCCAGCACCCCGATCCCGTCGTCCAGCGCGGCGGGCAGCGCCTCGCGCTCGATTCCGCGCTGCAGCAGCGAGTACTCCAGCTGCGCCCCGGCGAGCGGCACCCGCCCGTGGTGGGCGCGCTGCCAGGTGGCGGCCTTGGCGAGCTGCCAGCCGCTGAAGTCGCAGACGCCGACGTAGCGGGCGCGCCCGGTGGAGACGGCGATGTCGAGGGCGCTGAGCGTCTCCTCGACCGGGGTGGTCGGGTCGAAGGAGTGCACCTGCCAGAGGTCGACGTAGTCGGTGCCGAGGCGGCGCAGCGAGTCGTCCAGGGCGGCGAGCAGGTGGCCGCGCGAGCCGTCGAAGCGGCGCGCGGAGTCGGGGACGCTACCGGCCTTGGTGGCGATGACGAGGTCGGAGCGGGGGATCAGGTTGTCGGTGAGCCGGGAGATCAGGTACTCGGCGCCGCCGTCGGCGTACACGTCGGCGGTGTCGATCAGGTTGCCGCCGGCGTCGACGAACTCCTTGAGCTGCTCGCCGGCCTCGTGCTCGTCGGTGTCGCGGCCCCAGGTCATGGTGCCGAGGCCGAGTCGGGAGACCTGCAGACCGGTACGGCCCAGGTGACGCTTTTCCATCGGACGGGCCCTCCACTGGCCGGTGGCCCCGGGCGCCCCGGTGGCCCTGTGAAAGCGCAGGTGAGGAGAGTGCTCTCCCACGTCGGCTGAGCGTAGCGGCCGGTGTGCGGGCAGGTGTGCAGACCCGCAGAACGATCACCGCCGGAGGAGGTGGTGCGGGTGTGACCCACCCCACCACTACCCGTCAGTAGCATGTCCGGCGCGGGCGCGGTTACCCTCGCCACAACCCAACCCACTGGAAGGTGCGGCAGATGCGACTCGGTATCAACCTCGGCTACTGGGGACTCGGCATGGACGCCGACAACATCGCCGTGGCCCAGGAGGCGGACCGGCTCGGGTACGCGGTCTGCTGGGCGGCGGAGGCGTACGGCTCGGAC
The genomic region above belongs to Streptomyces sp. 1331.2 and contains:
- a CDS encoding acyl-CoA dehydrogenase family protein, producing MSQEFDLFRISEEHEMLREAVRSLAEAKIAPFAAEVDEQGRFPQEALDALRGNDLHAVHVPEEYGGAGADALATVIVIEEVARVCGSSSLIPAVNKLGSLPVQLSGSEELKAKYLGALARGEGMFSYCLSEPEAGSDAAGMKTRAVRDGDFWVLNGVKRWITNAGVSEFYTVMAVTDPSARSKGISAFVVEKGDEGVSFGAPEKKLGIKGSPTREVYFDNVRIPADRMIGAEGTGFATAMRTLDHTRVTIAAQAVGIAQGALDYAKGYVKERRQFGKAIAEFQGVQFMLADMAMKLEAARQMTYVAAAKSQRGDADLTFFGAAAKCFASDVAMEVTTDAVQLLGGYGYTRDYPVERMMRDAKITQIYEGTNQVQRIVMARNLP
- a CDS encoding TetR/AcrR family transcriptional regulator, which gives rise to MSEKEEQDLPMNDGPPKPAMREALVAAAFELFLERGFEQTTVDDIVSLAGVGRRSFFRYFPAKEDVVFPDHERSLAEMTEFLESGTGEEDPVRHACDAARLVLRMYAEQPSFSVQRYRLTRKVPGLRAYELSVVWRYEHTLAAYLRGRFADRPDGPLRADVIAAAVVAAHNHALRTWLRSGGESDWVAEVDAAMGFVTGTWSDRPSETAAEGESDEVVVLVASRRAPLWRMVQGIESALGADTRQA
- a CDS encoding YukJ family protein produces the protein MSIRDYGVLAATAVDRRREGATDTPHYQIHLRDAHGTDYRAAVNVLSQQAPSDLRHLADEDFRHPVTGLLPPAGSGWNPLPSRPGTASLDFVRGRLFDPAAMHVLPPDAPGPDNDLADLLDRHVQRAIADPAAVLYVFGQRFGPEPGVPDKVFGFLPGNGVHDIHMNQGNSGRFTADDGVYQDGAVLIHLPAENRWTALFLAFQSQSWHTDDRTGHALPARTPVPRPTRPHQPTTPGHR
- a CDS encoding M20/M25/M40 family metallo-hydrolase; the protein is MSERSESAAPKVTAESEVAGICRDLIRIDTSNYGDGSGPGERKAAEYVAEQLAEFGLEPKIFESAKGRASTVVRIEGEDRSRPGLLIHGHTDVVPANAADWTYDPFAGEIADGCVWGRGAVDMKDMDAMTLAVIRDRLRTGRKPPRDIVLAFLADEEAGGTYGARFLVDKHPGLFEGVTEAIGEVGGFSFTVNDQVRLYLVETAEKGMHWMRLTVEGRAGHGSMENDDNAITELCEAVARLGRHQFPLRITKTVRAFLDELSDALGVELDPENMDETLRVLGGIAKMIGTTLRNTAQPTMLGAGYKVNVIPGQATAHVDGRFLPGYEEEFLAELDSVLGPRVKRESLHSDKAIETGFDGALVEAMQTALRAEDPIARAVPYCLSGGTDAKSFQDLGIRCFGFAPLQLPPELDFAGMFHGVDERVPVDGLKFGVRVLDRFIDAC
- a CDS encoding chaplin, with the protein product MMKVKKIAAVAAATGGLVLAAAGVASAHGGAAAQGAAVGSPGVASGNLVQVPVHIPVNACGNTVSVIGVLNPAFGNHCANF
- a CDS encoding chaplin is translated as MRNVAKKGILTAVATGSVLASTAGYAYAGAEAQGGAAGSPGVASGNSVQVPVEVPINACGNTVDVIGVLNPAYGNHCANVSGGRHAAPPSGQAGQGGHPGSGATEGSGTGGSRGTTASGSSASGTAAGSPGVASGNSVQAPVHVPVNACGNSVNVVGVGNPAFGNDCGNVAQPAPPAHTPAPKPGDDCHEGDHPTPPQTGGETTPSTPGIPRTGGPETGAPATPVVHGTTPGTQAVPAAAPVAAPAATPTADSQLASTGAGGVELLGAAGLALLLGGGVLYRRARAGAR
- a CDS encoding DUF5703 family protein; this translates as MTPRKPVRQPEYEYQSLRMPRGTTRNAARQLLTEHAEYGHWELDRLRLFPDGSRTVRLKRRIIRQVRNW
- a CDS encoding helix-hairpin-helix domain-containing protein, with product MAATPAVPAAPAAPAAVMADGPRGDALQRTSAVLAAGGAPAELAAAAVAEFGDDAAERLREDPWAVLGLPGVRPEHADRFARELLGPEAEPADPRRAQALVVWLLEQAALRGHSALELAEVTSGLDRLRMPDPVAAVQAAVEDGRVLPAQEELTGAEAQAAGGEDDEPPTRTLLALERLAMAETTLAEGLLQLMATFVPGEDVEEDGDSSAAESALDSDVNSDVESDVESAGGETADAADGEAEGAEPEPVAAPGPAAWAAAAEAAPSSSATALIQAVADNALVLHTGGEAARAEPAALLTAARGLGLRVWAATWTDQGRASFAALAGAGADAGAPVVTLAELLAGTAGPGRGPDGMLALDLLIVLDAPLLDVELAATVVESLADGTRLVLSGDPGQLWSAGPGRFFADLLAAKACPAVASRTPDFGPIGELVSGVGIGELQPVDAPDKEVVILTAKDAGEAVHRAIQLLTDSIPRALGIPAEQVVLLTPGHGGAAGTRALNTAAKARLNPGPGRFGGFDPGDRVVDSPAPGITRPARVLDGDADGLHLEYADGTRRTVPPAEAARLRHGWALTVHQALGRRWPGAVVVVPEDAAPALTRQWVYTAFGRGERHLSVVHAAGPALVQAVAERPAQPRTTRLRAILAENAAPAY
- a CDS encoding aldo/keto reductase; amino-acid sequence: MEKRHLGRTGLQVSRLGLGTMTWGRDTDEHEAGEQLKEFVDAGGNLIDTADVYADGGAEYLISRLTDNLIPRSDLVIATKAGSVPDSARRFDGSRGHLLAALDDSLRRLGTDYVDLWQVHSFDPTTPVEETLSALDIAVSTGRARYVGVCDFSGWQLAKAATWQRAHHGRVPLAGAQLEYSLLQRGIEREALPAALDDGIGVLAGSPLGRGVLTGKYRHGVPQDSRGASPYLTGFVQPYLGERSRRIVDALATAADGLASSPLAVALAWVRDRPGVASALVGARTATQLQAALSVEALTLPGEIRSALDDVSSPVHRYPDQGWTEL